The Meles meles chromosome 12, mMelMel3.1 paternal haplotype, whole genome shotgun sequence genomic sequence GCTCCTTCTAGAGAATGAAGCCCTGCAGAGCGGTGTGAACCGCAACAGCATCCGTTTTGAAAGCAGCAGCAAGATCTCAATCTTTGCCTTGTAGGAATGCCATCTACTGCCCAGTTTGCCCCCCCTCCCGTATCGGAAGCCTTCTTGCTTGAGCTGAGCCTTTGTCCAAATTTCAAACTCCTTATCTTTTTATCTACCTACTTGTAAAAACACCATTGAACACCCCCCCACAGCCCTCCCCGGTTCTCTGTCCCACCGTGACCTTGACAGAGTCCGCATATGcccttctcttctgcctccaCTGCCTTCCGCGggctctccctgtgcccttccagGGACTGGGACccgcaaactttttctgtaaagggtcaggcAGTAAAGAGttcaggctttgtgggccattTGGTCTGTGGCAGGAAAACAGCCACAAACAATATGTAACTGAACGTGTGTCTCTGTTctcataaaactttatttataaaaagagcaggcgggggtggggaggagggctgcTTGCGTTTATAGCATATTTAGGCTTGTAGTTAAGtcctagctctgccacttcctagtcTGTGACCTTGACCCCATCCATCCTCTACTGAATTTCAGCTTTTCTGTAAAAGGGGGTTGGGCGGGTTCACGGATAATTACCTGTAGGTGCTTAACATGGGATCTGGCAAGTGACGCTCCATAAATGCTACCTGCTGTTGAGAATTTTGATtcctatggggcgcctgggtggctcagtgggtcaaagcctctgccttcggctcaggtcacgatctcagggtcctgggatcgcccccccccccgcccccccatgcGCATggggctctcagcagggagcctgcttctctctctctctctctgcctgccctttgcctacttgtgatttctctctgtcaaataaataaataaaatatttaaaaaaaagaagtttaattcCTAGATGATGACTTGACTAATCTTGACTGAACAACTATTATGTTcagattctactttttttttttctgaaaacaagttttatttaaataagggTTTAAATACATTACATAACATtaaactgaaggaagaaataaaccaaaaaccaGTCTGTTACTTCACATGGCATTGGGCAGCTGTCGCTAgtaagttgcaagctctacagCTAGCTACATGACTGACACATCAATCAGTTTGAAGCTTGTTCCCTTGTCAAAAGTTTAACTCAGATAGAAGGTTGGCCTCACACTCTGGTGTTTGGACATCGATTAGCTAGGATGTGTCTGGTCAAAAAGACCTGGTGGCAAGTCAGATGTCCTAGGAGGCCTCACTTGAGGGAAGGTGGCCGCCCTAAGCTCTGCCCACCTGGTCAGGTTGGAGACACCAGGGATCGAGCTTTGACTACCAGTGACTCTCTGTAGCAGCACAGCTGCGGTTGCCGCCTTACCCCATCCTGTCCTCTCAGCTTCACCGTGGACGGTTCAGGTGGTGACATTCTCTTAGGGCAGGGAACTCTGAAGAGGGAGAGCCGAGGAGCTTCTGGCCAGACATAGCCGTCTGTGATCTTGGGGCTCTGGGCTGGACCGAAACCTCACGTTACTGCTTGGTTTCAGGCCGGACACTGCCAGGCGCCTACTGCTTGACCTCTGTTTAAATGAGGGACTTCAAGACTAGACAGCATGGCTCTTTTCAGTTTATTGCATGAAGGAGTTACACTAGTCCAAGTTAAAAGCAGACCCCAAATGGTTACATTATACAAGCTGTGAGGTTTTTAAACTTGTGACAAGGGACAGAAGGGAAATTCTACTCATTGCAAGGAAATCCTCACTTAAGCTTCAGTGAGCCAAAAGCACTTAAAACCCATGAACCTTCAGCTGGTCGTCCTTTGCCAGTCCAATCTCCACCAGGAACTGGCATATGTTCTTGCGCTGGTCACGCTGTAGCTGAATTACTTCTCCATATTCTGGATGCTCAATTACAGTACCATTGCAGGCAAATTTCTTCTTAAACGCCTTCACTAGTTTCTTTTTATCGTAATCATCAGCGATCCCTTGGACAGTAGTAAGGGTCTTCCTGCCGTTTCTCTGTTGAATTCTTATATGGATATAATCCTCAGTGCCAGCAGGAAGCAGATCATCACCCTTACTTGCATCAGCAAAGGGGTCGAAAGAGTGGAGGTTCTGGATAGCGGACATACGATACGATTCCTTTTCCTCGGTGGAAACGGCCTGCggaaggcggcggcggcgggagaaGGCGGGCGGGGGGGACGGAGCGTCGGGAAGCGAGGGGGCTCAAGGGGGAGGCTGCTGAGTCCTCCGCGGCGGCTCAGTGACTGGGCCAGATTCTACTTTTTATAGAGACTCAGATTGTTAGGGATGGAAGGACTTTAGAGACCTAGTCCAGAGGTCAGAAACTAGCCAATTGTTCCCAAGTCTTACCCACAGAGACTTCTTTTtccctcaccagctgtgtgactctgggcaactTACTaaacatctctgtgcctcagtttcctcatttgtaaatggaGATGGGGTCTACCCCTAGGAGTGCTGTGAGAAGCACGTCAAGCTAATACATGATAAGTATTCAGGGTAAGTGCCTGGGATAGTAAGTGTTCCAttgtattaactattattattattacttccacAATTATTGATATTGttaccagttttctttctttttttttttttttaagattttattcatttatttgacagagagagacacagcaagagtgggaacacaagcagggggagggggaaagggagaagcaggctttccgctgagcagggagctggatgtgggactcaatcccagtaccccagTGTTTGGTAGGGCATGCACACTCTGGCTTCCCTAAGTTGTTAGTTCAGTTCTGTGAACTCATTTGTCTTACCTTATATGCCATTGAAGTCATTTGATTTTTCCAACCCCTGGTTATGTCTAACACTCATATTTCATAGATAGGAAATCTGAGGTCCAGATCAGGACAGGAGTGACTTGGCTAAATCCCCACCACAAATCAAGGACAAAACTCATTTAGATTCTTAGGATTTATTATTCCTTAACTGTAGGGCGCACACAGCTCTTCTGAGTAGCAACCCACACCCCTTTCAGGCTGAAAACCGCCCCCCCCTTCCTTGAGTATTGCCACTGGTTCCCGAAGAGTAGGAGTTCGCTTCTCTTAAAAACACTCCGACCCAAAGGCTGAAAGCTGTAAATAAGGCCTCCAGCCACTTTGGCTGGGAGAGTGTGTTGCTGGAGGTGCATTTCTACCCACACGTACTTAACTGGAGCTCACCGAGTGTAGCGGAATAGAATTTAAGGGATGGGGAGTCACGCTACAGGGAAAATTCATGTTGCTTAATTGTATCCCCAGGAAAGGTCCAGAGAGATCCTTGCAGAGAGAGTCTGACTTATTACTGAACTGTTTCTGCCAGAAAGTCATTGAACGTCTGCCACAGATTAAAAGTCAATCATGGTGGAGTGAGAAGGGCATCCTTGTGGTCCTAGGAAAACCAATAAGCTCAGTCCAACTGAATCTTCAATAAGTGGCAGGGGCACGAGTTTCCTGGACATTGCGGggaccattaaaaaagaaatcagtgttcTGAACCCTCAATTTATCTTAATAAGGGCATGTTGCTTTTACTAGAAACATCTTTGATAATGGACCTCATCGTTTGTTTCTTGTGAGTTGCTTTCGTGGCCCCTGCTGAGAGATACTTCCTCTtgatgaaggagaagaaaggaaggcctTTGGAAAGATCAACCATGAATGAGCCAGGGAGGCAGTGCATTTGCAGGAAATTGTGTATGTGGCCCCCGAATTAGGTTATGCGGAACCTTCTAGCAATAACAGAGTCCATGACAGGAACACAGGGTTTCCCTCTGATCAAATAGCATGGAAACGTCCTCTAATTGGCTCATGATATGTACATCCAGCCGCTTAGTGCAGCAGTAAATTTATCTAATTGACCTTCAGCACCCAAATTAAATGGACATTTGGCAACTCCAATAATTTGGCTGTAAGTTCATGTAACGTAAAGCCATCAGGGGAGTGGAATGGAAGCTTGAGGCCAGCTCTGTATTGACAGTGAGCTGGAAAAGCTTAAGGGCAATTGAAAATATcacagcagtaaaaaaaaaaaaaaagattatttatttatttatttgacagcaagagagagcacaagcagggatagcaggggagggagaagcagactcccggctgggactgccccccccccacctccaatgtgggactctatcccaggatcctgggatcatgacctgagtggaaggcagactctttttttttttttttttttttttttttggcataaaattacttttttttttttttccctttttattaattttttcagcgtaacagtattcattctttttgcacaacacccagtgctctatgcaaaacgtgccctccccatcacccaccacctgttcccccaacctcccacccctgacctggaaggcagactcttaaccgactgacccacccagctgccccatggTAGGAGTTTTGATGGGCAGGAAAACAAGAAGAACTAGTGCTTCTGCTGCCCATCCTGCCTTCATGGCTATGACCCAGCTATATTTGTGCCTTCTTACTACACGTGGCTTTCCAAATGAGGAGAGCAAGTGTGGCGGTGGGAAAAGGTCATGAAACTTGGATTCGGTCAGTCCTGGGTTTGAATATGAGTCTCATCTCCTAATTGCTGGGTGACATTAGGTGGGTGACATTGGGCAAGTTAGTGAATCTCTTTGAGCTTCATGAAGTTTTTCCCATGGGTGTGGGGGCTACAAGAGATAAACAGGTAGTCTACATGAAGTGCCTGGCATACACTGGGTGCTTAATAAATTTTGGCCCCCTTCTAGTGGCATGCggataaatgtttaacaactggctcttgaagaaagaagaaaagaaagaaagaaagggagagagaaagaaagaaagaaagaaaagaaggaagggagggaggaaggaggaagggagggatggagggaggaaggaaagagaagaagaggagaaggaggagaaggggaaggagaaggagggaagaatgggatgaaggaaggagggaagaagggaggtaCTTCTGTTGTACATGATTGCCTCAGAGATGGGCACAAGATCCCAGCTTAAGCCAGTGAAAACATGGCAGTTATCTTAGCCATGGGATTGGTTCAGAGGTAGGCATGTGGCCCAAGGTGCTTTAATGAGAGTGAAACCCAGAATTTTGTTCAGTGATTGAGGTAAAGAAGCCCTCTCTTTTCTTCAGGAAGATATGATGTATGGAACTTTTCTAGCCATGTCATAACTGTAATGAAAGtgacttttagaagaaaactatcaggggcgcctgggtggctcagtggattaagccgctgccttcggctcaggtcatgatctcagggtcctgggatcgagccccgcatcgggctctctgctccgcaggaagcctgcttcctcctctctctctgcctacttgtgatctctctctctgtcaaataaataaataaaatcttttaaaaaaaaagaaaactatcacATGGAAGAGGGCAGAATCAAGAGAGTTGCAAGAAATGGAGTCAATGCCTTGATCAAGTTGTTCCTGAAACCAGTTCCTATATGAATCAACAGATTCCTTTTGTTCTCCACATAAGTTTAAGCTGGGGTCCTTTATTTTTGCAACTAAAAATATCGAGCTGGTCTGTCAAGCATTATGCTTGTGGTTCAAGTATGAGCAGGTCCTAATGGAGAGCAGAGCTGTCATTGCGAGCCCACCGTAAAGCCAACTCATCCCTTAGGTTCAGTCTTAAAAAACAATCAAACCAAGGTCTAACTGCATACTATATTgatgagaaaagaatattttactgAAATTGTTATGGGAACTCTGGAGAGAGAATTCACGTGGCATACAAGAAAGCAAATACAACCTTCATACCAACACTTGTCTCATCTCTCCCTACAGCTTCTAATAACTCCTTAGTAATGCCACTGTCATCCTACCTCAATGTTCTGCACTtttcaaaaaccaaacaaatagaacaacaataaaaaccagCCATCATtcgtctctctattctgttcccaaCCCCCAGTTCCATTGAAGGATCTGCCTGATGACCCCAAGCCTCTTTCCAGAGGAAATTCAGTGGTACTTCCTCTCTATTGTCATCTATCGTGTTCTAGAAATACATAAGGAATGCTCTCGTGCTGTCCTCTCATCTCTGCCAGCCACTTCTGCAAGAAGAGGACAACTCATTACCTCCTTGAGTCAAGTTTCAGGTTGGAGACCCCTAACTCCCTCCCTTGGGGAATCTGAAGGAGGGAAATCACAGCAGTGTTTGAACTGGTAGATTTACTTCCAGAGTGATGGGAGAATATCTTCTTTCTGTAAAACCTCAGTCAGTGAAAAACGACACCTTTGCACTCTGGAGCCTGATATCAGTGTTCCAAAATGCCATTTGTGTATAAATCCATGGGCATGAATGTGTCTGTTGTATTTCTGTTGAAATCCTGATACTTTGCACTCTGCTTATCAAGGAAGGTTCATTGTGCTTCTTTCCTAGTAGAAGCTGGAAAAAGACGTAAACATTCTTGACAAAATTGGGAATCGCAGGATACCTATATACCAGGATAAATGTTACTGTAGAGTGAGTTGCGGAAGTCATGTTGTTTCACACCCAAGGACTGTTCTAACTTTCTGGAAAAGAATCACAGAGGACCAGCCTTCTTGCTTGGAAAATGATGGTGTGCCTTACATGGTTAAATTGTAATGACAGCGATCCATGGACATTCTGGTAATTAACACAGGAGTTTTATAGCCACAGTGATGAGATGAGAAactgtccccttccttccttccctcttctccttctgtcctccaAAAGATTTTTCCTGATGAATTATTATAAGCATTTAACAATATCTGAGGATTCAAACCCTTTCAAGTTAGACAATCTCCACCCGTTCAAACATGTCCACGTTTATGCTTTAAGTGGCTCATGAATAAAGAAGCTTCTAATGTTtctcactctgtgccaggcattgtgctaggtgcTAAGGTGGGTGAGACACAATCATTCACATGATGTGGTAAGAAGTGGgcatatagttttcttttcttgtgatgtttttgtctggctttggtatctgGGTAACAATGCTCGTCCTTAATGAATTAGgaagtgttctctcctcttctgtttGTTAGAAGAGTTTGGGAAGAACTAatcttaattcttctttaaatgttcggtCGAATTCACCAGTGAGGTCATCAGTTCCCTGGCTTTTCTGTTAAGAGGGTTTTGAATACTGATTCAATCTCTTACCTTGTTGTGGGTCCattcaaatattctatttctttttgagttagttttgGTAGTCTGTGTGTTTCCAGAAATGTGTCTATTTCATTAGGTTAACTAATTTGCAGGGTTAACAGTTGTTCATAGGAAGAGGAGGGCATGTGAACCCCTTCCCGGCTaggaaagataaatattaaaataaaacctggCAACAATGTAACAGAATCATGGAGGAGAGAAGGACTAGTTTGGGTGGGAGACAGGGAGATGAAAAAGATTCACAGGAGAAGTAATTCTTCAACCAACTGGGTACTGTGGGATGAGTAGGAGTTGGTTAGGTGGCTATGCCAGGGAAGGGTAAGGAAACAATATGGGTAAGGAAACAATatgagcaaaggcagagaggaATAAAAACGCATGATAAGGTCTGAGAACATGAGGTTGGAAAAACACAGAGGGGGTTCCATGgacaagcaaaaaaaaatgaatttggtgCAAGATTACAAAAGATGATTAAAGCAATCCAAGGATTTGAGAGTTTGTTCCTCAATCGATGGGAagccaataatttttaaaaccaaccaaacatttttaaaaccaacCAAAATTTTTTCAACCAACCAAAAGTCAATAAATTTTAAACAGGAGTTTAAGGTTATGGGATTGGTGATTTTTTAGAAAGGTTGTTTTGATGGCCATATTGAGTATGGAGGGGATATTATGGGTATATTGGAGGGGATAGTGTGGTAGCAGGGGAGCTGGACTGCTGGTGACATCTATCATGAATGATgttggaggaagaaggaagcaaGGTAGAAAAGGGAGAGAGGCTTGGTGCCTGAGACCCTGTGCGGGTCAATAGGACAGACAGACGACCAGTgatgaggggagagaaggggaaagctCCCAACAGTATGGTCAAGTCTTCTAGCCAGGACTGTGCCagtcctacaaaaaaaaaaaacaacaagcaaGTTCACTCTTGGATGCTTAGAACATTCTATTTGTGTATCTATGGAAGGAAGTTACAGACATGGCTGGGTTTGTGTTGTCACATTAATTATAAAGGCTAAAGCATTCCAAAGGGAATAAAGATTTTCTGAAAAGCATTCTTGTCTAAAGGAAGCTGCATGCAAATGGAAAAACCTTGACATTTAATTGATTTCAGTAATCACGATgacattgtgttttcattcagGCTGTGCAGTGGGGCTTTGAAACTGTGGAAAATTGACAGACAAGCCCTTGTTAGAGGAAACAAAAATGGCTCCAAGTTGCAGggttgaatatttttcttttttccttttcataggAGAAAAAATAGCCCATCATTTCTAACAGTCTGAATGACACTTAGCACTATTTCTCTCCTTTAGAAGATAGAATCTAAGGGTTTCCAGATACTAAAAAGCGGTCTGAAGTGTGGatgacacattttaaaatacaagggaaaagatacaaaaatataaagtcaACCAAATGAATGAACTGGAAATAGTATCAGCTcatgattattttctctttaaaatttcttgtacTTTCCAGCTTTGGTCACTGTAAATACCTGGAAATAATGACCAACCCAATAGTAATGACCTAGATTGTGGTCTCTAGGAACAATTTCCTGACAAGCTCCtcagagaaatggctgattccaggactgggcaggaaatatacaagatgagAGCGAGACTTCTTGCTACATTGGAAAGCAAGGAAACTGTCATAGACTACTGTGGGTGCATCCAAAAGACTCAGGCACAAACTTACTGGCCTCCACTCCCATCTGGACTCCTTGAACAACTAAAAAATTAACAACTACAATGCGTTAAAATCCACCAAATATATCAAAGTCCCTGAATTCATGATGatactaaaaataatataaaacaagcaaacagataAACCGAAAACCCAAAACTTACTGGTTCCTTTTGGAGGATGTAAAAGAACCAAACCATTATTCTGTGATAATTAGTAAACAAAAGCCTCAGGCAGCTAGCTCACCTTACCTAGTGTAATGACCTAGCTGATGAAGAAAAGCTTTCTTCACAGAAGTAGTCCAACTGATCAATGAAGAGTAATGAAGGAGTATTATAATTAGAATTGTACCATTTTGCAAATGCCCTAGGAAATAACGATTCTAAGCAGTTGTCATCACAAATCTGCTAGATTTTCCCAAAAGGAGACCAGTGGAATTTACGTGCCTTCTGATGGAATAACTCAGCTTCCTGGGGAAATTCTCACCTCAAACTCAAACCTGAATTGGGCCAAAAATCTAATAAATCTCATGACAAATTTATAGGAATTACAAAGGACAGAGAAACATTAAAAGACACGAGGTAGATACAATCAAGAAAATccgttgggggaacaggtggtgggtaatggggagggcacgttttgcatggagcactgggtgttgtgcaaaaagaatgaatactgttacactgaaaaaataaataaaatgaaaaaaaaaaaaagaaaatccatgtgAGAAACTCCACCGACTCAGTTTTTTCATAAACAAATTGCTAGAGAAAttgtttaaagagagagagacgcTATAGATAAAAAGGATCTAAAGAGATGTATCAATCAAATGCAAATGTGTCCCTTGTTTAAATCCTAACCCAATCAAAGCAGCTGTAAAAACAAGTTTGGAGGTCAGAGAAATAACCGGGGAAACTTGAATGCTGACTGGGTTTTTGCTAATATTAATCAAATATTGTTAAGTTTTTTGTTAATAATGACATACGActacttttttttagaaaagattttatttatttatttgacagacagagatcacaagtaggttgagaggcaggcagagagagaggggggcggggaagcaggctccctgctgagcagagagcctggcttggggctccatgtagggctcgatgtggggctccatcccagaaccctgggatcatgacctgagccgaaggcagaggctttaacccactgagccacccagatgccccatatgACTACgcttttaaaatgagagagaattCTTATCTTTCACAGATGCATACTGAAATGTACATGGATAGAATGATGTAATGTCTGGACTTCATTTCAAATAATCcagtctgggggaggggaggaggtaaaaaggaaaggggaatgaTCATGAATAGTGACTTGAATCTTCATGATGGGCATATAggagaattattattattattatttgctttggTACATAtgtgaaattttccataataaaatgcttaggaaaaagaaagactaaCATGATGGTCCTCATTTTGTGATGTATCCTAGGACAGATGTATCaaaattcttctttgaatttcaGAAACCAAAGCAGCATGGCTACTTCAAACTCATCAAGGGTGAGTTTTCCGTAAGAAATCAGGACCTGGATATTTACCCAATTAGAATGGGGACCATtttatcagaaaagaaataaacagagattCGTACTTTAGTCCCACATGTCCAGTTGCTTCTAGAAtcctttcttaaatttctttttctttttaaagattcatttacttatttgagagacagagaaagagaaggggcagagggagagagagaaggagagaagcagactccccactgaacatggaatCCCCATAGGTTGTGCATGCTGAGAACATAAAACAGTTTGGGTAATGGCTGAGATAAAGGTATGGATGTGTGAGTTACCGGAGAGCAGTAGACAGTTCCtgactcttccttccctcccaagTTAGCCAGACAGTCAGTGTAGACAGAGTGGACTCCCCACCCCACTAACTTGAGGTGAGACCCCACGCCTTGTTTTGGCCAACCCATGAGATCCcccaacccatgagatcatgacctaaacagaaatcaagaatcagatgcctaacggactgagtcacccaggcacacttCCTTTCCTGAATTTCTCATAGGCATCTACCTGTAAATCAACCTATCTAAAACTGAGTTCGTCATCTCCctctcaaagaaacagaaaagtcgaTTTCtccctcagtgtccccatctatGAAAACAGCACCACATGTCACTCAATTGCCCAAATCAGAAATGTGGGGGTCacctttatcatttcctttttcttggtCCTCTCCAATCCCTCATGACCCAGTCATATTGATTTTACTTCCTAGATACCCTCTGAATCACCTTCTCCCAATCCAGGTCACTATCATACTTTTCCTGGACTCCTGTAGTAGCCTTCTTACTGATCTCATAgcttaaata encodes the following:
- the LOC123953785 gene encoding eukaryotic translation initiation factor 1-like, translating into MSAIQNLHSFDPFADASKGDDLLPAGTEDYIHIRIQQRNGRKTLTTVQGIADDYDKKKLVKAFKKKFACNGTVIEHPEYGEVIQLQRDQRKNICQFLVEIGLAKDDQLKVHGF